The following proteins are encoded in a genomic region of Pyricularia oryzae 70-15 chromosome 6, whole genome shotgun sequence:
- a CDS encoding fatty acid synthase subunit alpha, whose product MRPEIEQELAHTLLVELLAYQFASPVRWIETQDVFLAEKTAERIVEIGPADTLGVMAKRTLASKYEVFDAANSLPRQILCYNKDAKEIYYDVDPVEDEPEPAAAGSSVPASAAAAAAAAPVAAAAAAPAPSAGPAAQVPDAPVQAVEIVRALIAQKLKKPYLEIPLSKAIKDLVGGKSTLQNEILGDLGKEFGTTPEKPEDTPLDELGAAMQATFDGNLGKQSQALIARLISSKMPGGFNITAARKYLETRWGLASGRQDGVLLLGITMEPAARLGSESDAKAFLDDVAQKYASNAGISLTTAAAAGPAGGAAGGMMMDPAAIDALTKDQRALFKQQLELLARYLKLDLRAGDKAFQVSQESSKVLQNQLDLWMAEHGDFYASGIEPVFSSLKARVYDSHWNWARQDALSMYYDILFGKLQAVDREIVSRCIAIMNRSNPTLLEFMQYHMDNCPTERGETYQLAKELGTMLIENCKDVLEVSPVYKDVAIPTAPQTTIDNRGNLKYQEVPRASCRKLEHYVQQMQAGGKISEYSNRSKVQHNLARIYKIIKQQHNLSKGSQLEIQSLYSDVIRAMDMNESQIMPKESKGMNKRPKPAKSKPNAETIPFLHLRRKTMHGWDYSKKLTGQYLNCLQEAAKSGVTYDGKYALMTGAGAGSIGAEVLQGLISGGAHVVVTTSRFSREVTEYYQAMYARYGSRGSQLVVVPFNQGSKQDVEALVDYIYDPKNGLGWDLDYIVPFAAISETGRQIDGIDSKSELAHRIMLTNLLRLLGNVKTQKAARGFETRPAQVILPLSPNHGTFGGDGLYSESKLALETLFNRWHAEDWGNYLTICGAIIGWTRGTGLMSGNNVVAEGVEAFGVRTFSQQEMAFNLLGLMSPAIVDLCQQEPVFADLNGGLQFIPNLNTVMTTLRKEIMEKSEVLKSVTKETSIEDKIVNGANSENLYKKKFIDPRANIKFDFPRVPDWEQEVAPLNEKLKGMVDLEKVVVVTGFAEVGPWGNSRTRWEMEAYGEFSLEGCVEMAWIMGLIKNHNGPIKGRPYSGWVDGKTGEPVDDKDIKAKYEKHILEHSGIRLIEPELFKGYDPNKKQLLHEVVIEEDLEPFETSKDTAEEFKREHGDKVEIFEIPDSDQYTVRLKKGAGLWIPKALRFDRLVAGQIPTGWDAKRYGVPDDIISQVDPVALFVLVSTVEALLSSGITDPYEFYKYVHVSEVGNCVGSGMGGAAALRGMHRDRYLDKPLQNDILQESFINTMSAWVNMLLISSSGPIKTPVGACATAVESIDIGFETIMEGKARVCFVGGFDDFGEEGSYEFANMKATSNAVDEFDHGRTPKEMSRPTTTTRNGFMESQGCGIQVIMTAKLALDMGVPIHGILALTTTASDKIGRSVPAPGQGVLTTAKEHAGKLPSPLLDINYRRRQINLRKRQIEQWKESELEYLAEEVAAMKSSDEKFNEKEYLADRSQHIEKEAARQEKDVLRSLGNHFWKNNPSIAPLRGALATWGLTIDDLQVASFHGTSTKANDKNESSVICQQLAHLGRTKGNAVLGIFQKYLTGHPKGAAGAWMMNGCLQVLDTGLVPGNRNADNVDEVMEKFDYIVYPSRSLQTDGIKAFSVTSFGFGQKGAQAIGVHPKYLFATLDKKTFDEYRAKLSARQKKAYRFFHDGLVNNTLFVAKDKSPYTDEQLSQVLLNPDARVKEDKKTGQLIFPGDFMTQSVQKVSPPAKETLDMVESLAKSLESPTNKVGVDFEDIEGINIDNDTFVERNFTAKEIEYCRSSPNPRAAFAGRWSAKEAVFKSLGVASKGAGAPLKDIEIARDSHGAPTVVLHGDASNAANEAKVKKISVSISHSDTQAVAIAVSTTES is encoded by the exons ATGCGTCCGGAAATCGAGCAGGAGCTTGCCCATACTCTCCTTGTGGAGCTCCTTGCCTACCAGTTTGCCTCTCCCGTGAGGTGGATTGAAACACAAGATGTCTTCCTCGCTGAGAAGACCGCCGAGCGGATTGTCGAGATTGGTCCTGCAGACACGCTCGGTGTTATGGCCAAGAGAACACTAGCGTCCAAGTACGAAGTTTTTGATGCGGCGAACTCACTGCCACGTCAAATTCTCTGTTATAACAAGGATGCGAAGGAAATATACTATGATGTCGACCCTGTGGAGGATGAGCCGGAACCTGCAGCAGCGGGCTCAAGTGTTCCAGCCtcagctgccgccgccgctgcagccgcacctgttgctgctgctgctgccgccccgGCACCCAGTGCTGGCCCGGCAGCACAAGTCCCAGATGCTCCAGTACAAGCCGTTGAAATTGTGCGGGCGCTCATCGCTCAGAAGTTGAAAAAGCCATATCTAGAAATCCCCCTGAGCAAGGCTATCAAGGATCTCGTGGGTG GCAAGTCTACGCTCCAGAACGAGATCCTTGGCGACCTGGGTAAGGAGTTTGGAACAACTCCCGAAAAGCCAGAAGACACTCCTCTAGACGAGCTTGGTGCAGCCATGCAGGCCACATTCGATGGAAACCTTGGCAAGCAGTCACAGGCTTTAATCGCAAGGTTAATATCATCCAAAATGCCTGGCGGCTTCAACATCACAGCTGCGCGCAAGTATTTGGAGACAAGATGGGGATTGGCATCGGGCCGTCAAGATGGCGTTCTTCTGCTTGGAATCACCATGGAGCCTGCTGCACGACTGGGATCTGAGAGTGACGCAAAAGCGTTCCTCGACGATGTCGCCCAAAAGTACGCTTCCAACGCTGGTATCAGCCTTACCacggctgctgcggctggaCCTGCAGGCGGTGCCGCCGGTGGCATGATGATGGATCCTGCTGCCATCGACGCCCTTACCAAAGACCAACGTGCCCTTTTCAAGCAGCAATTGGAGCTTCTAGCCAGATACTTGAAGCTCGATCTTCGTGCTGGAGACAAGGCTTTCCAGGTTTCCCAGGAGTCATCCAAAGTCCTCCAGAACCAGTTGGATCTGTGGATGGCGGAGCACGGCGACTTCTACGCCTCTGGAATAGAGCCCGTCTTCAGCTCATTGAAGGCGAGGGTTTACGACTCTCACTGGAACTGGGCTCGTCAAGATGCCCTGAGCATGTACTACGACATTCTCTTCGGCAAGCTCCAGGCTGTTGACCGTGAGATTGTCAGCCGATGCATTGCTATCATGAACAGATCCAACCCCACCCTCCTGGAGTTCATGCAGTATCACATGGACAACTGCCCAACTGAGCGGGGTGAGACATATCAACTTGCCAAGGAGCTTGGTACCATGTTGATTGAGAACTGCAAGGATGTTCTCGAGGTCTCTCCTGTCTACAAGGACGTGGCTATTCCCACAGCTCCCCAGACCACGATTGACAATCGCGGCAACCTCAAGTATCAGGAAGTTcctcgagccagctgccgaaaGTTGGAACACTACGTTCAGCAGATGCAGGCAGGAGGCAAGATCTCGGAGTACTCTAACCGGTCAAAAGTCCAACACAACCTCGCCCGCATCTACAAAATCATAAAGCAACAGCACAATCTTTCCAAGGGATCGCAGCTTGAGATCCAATCACTCTACAGTGATGTTATTCGGGCTATGGACATGAATGAGAGCCAGATCATGCCCAAAGAAAGCAAGGGCATGAACAAGCGCCCCAAGCCTGCCAAGTCCAAGCCCAATGCTGAGACTATTCCCTTCCTTCACCTACGCCGCAAGACCATGCACGGCTGGGATTACTCCAAGAAACTGACGGGCCAGTACCTCAACTGTCTCCAGGAGGCTGCGAAGTCAGGAGTTACATATGACGGAAAATATGCACTGATGACCGGCGCCGGTGCCGGCTCCATTGGTGCGGAAGTCCTCCAGGGTCTCATCAGTGGCGGAGCGCATGTTGTTGTGACGACTAGTCGCTTCTCGCGAGAGGTGACAGAGTACTATCAGGCTATGTACGCCAGATATGGATCACGTGGCTCTCAACTTGTTGTTGTTCCATTCAACCAAGGCAGCAAGCAAGACGTAGAGGCTCTGGTTGACTACATTTATGATCCCAAGAACGGCCTCGGCTGGGACCTCGATTATATCGTTCCCTTCGCGGCAATTTCCGAAACCGGCCGCCAAATTGATGGCATTGATTCCAAGTCGGAGCTTGCCCACAGGATCATGCTGACCAACCTGCTGCGTCTCCTTGGAAACGTCAAGACTCAGAAGGCTGCTCGTGGCTTTGAGACTCGGCCTGCTCAGGTCATCTTGCCTCTTTCCCCCAACCACGGTACCTTCGGAGGCGATGGGCTTTACTCGGAATCCAAACTCGCTCTCGAGACACTATTCAACAGATGGCATGCTGAGGATTGGGGCAACTACCTCACCATCTGTGGTGCCATCATTGGTTGGACGCGTGGTACTGGTTTGATGTCGGGCAACAATGTTGTCGCCGAAGGCGTCGAGGCATTCGGTGTCCGCACCTTCTCCCAGCAGGAGATGGCTTTCAATCTGCTGGGTCTCATGTCGCCCGCTATCGTCGATCTTTGCCAGCAAGAGCCAGTCTTTGCTGACCTCAACGGAGGACTTCAGTTCATCCCGAACCTCAACACGGTCATGACTACCCTGCGTAAGGAGATCATGGAGAAGAGCGAGGTGCTCAAGTCGGTTACCAAGGAAACATCCATTGAGGACAAGATTGTCAACGGCGCCAACTCGGAGAACCTCTACAAGAAGAAGTTCATCGACCCCCGGGCCAACATCAAGTTTGATTTCCCACGTGTCCCTGACTGGGAGCAAGAGGTCGCCCCGCTCAATGAGAAACTCAAGGGGATGGTCGACTTGGAGAAAGTTGTCGTTGTCACTGGTTTCGCTGAAGTCGGTCCCTGGGGTAATTCGCGCACTCGCTGGGAGATGGAGGCCTACGGTGAATTTTCACTCGAGGGCTGCGTCGAGATGGCCTGGATCATGGGTCTCATTAAGAACCACAACGGCCCGATCAAAGGTCGCCCATACTCTGGATGGGTTGATGGCAAGACTGGCGAGCCCGTCGACGACAAGGACATCAAGGCCAAATACGAGAAGCACATTCTGGAGCACTCTGGCATCCGTCTTATTGAGCCCGAGCTGTTCAAAGGCTACGACCCCAACAAGAAGCAGCTTCTTCACGAGGTTGTCATCGAGGAGGACCTTGAACCCTTCGAGACCTCGAAAGACACTGCCGAAGAGTTCAAGCGTGAGCACGGGGACAAGGTCGAGATTTTTGAGATTCCTGACTCTGATCAATACACTGTCCGCCTCAAGAAGGGTGCGGGACTCTGGATTCCCAAGGCTCTCCGATTCGACCGTCTGGTTGCTGGGCAAATTCCTACTGGCTGGGACGCTAAAAGATATGGCGTTCCTGACGATATTATCTCGCAGGTTGACCCCGTCGCCCTGTTCGTACTGGTATCAACTGTCGAGGCTCTGCTCTCTTCCGGTATTACCGACCCGTACGAATTCTACAAGTATGTCCACGTTTCGGAAGTGGGCAACTGTGTCGGTTCCGGTATGGGAGGTGCTGCGGCTCTTCGCGGTATGCACCGTGACCGTTACCTGGACAAGCCTCTTCAGAACGATATCCTGCAGGAGTCTTTCATCAACACCATGAGCGCTTGGGTCAACatgcttttgatctcgtCCTCTGGGCCCATCAAGACCCCCGTTGGTGCCTGTGCCACCGCTGTGGAGTCGATTGATATCGGCTTTGAGACAATTATGGAGGGCAAGGCTCGCGTTTGCTTCGTTGGTGGATTTGACGACTTCGGCGAAGAAGGATCGTACGAGTTCGCCAACATGAAGGCGACTAGTAACGCGGTCGACGAGTTTGACCACGGCCGCACGCCAAAGGAGATGTCGCGCCCTACTACCACCACCCGAAACGGATTCATGGAGTCTCAGGGTTGTGGTATCCAAGTCATCATGACTGCCAAGTTGGCGCTTGACATGGGTGTTCCCATTCACGGTATCCTGGCCTTGACTACCACTGCATCTGACAAGATCGGTCGCTCTGTTCCCGCTCCTGGTCAGGGTGTCCTCACCACGGCCAAAGAGCATGCCGGCAAGCTGCCTTCGCCGCTCTTGGACATCAACTACAGGCGCCGCCAGATCAACCTTCGCAAGAGGCAGATCGAGCAGTGGAAGGAGTCAGAGCTTGAGTACCTTGCTGAGGAGGTTGCCGCAATGAAGTCATCCGATGAGAAGTTCAATGAGAAGGAATATCTTGCCGACCGCTCTCAGCACATCGAGAAAGAGGCTGCCAGGCAGGAGAAGGATGTTCTCCGCAGTCTCGGAAACCACTTCTGGAAGAACAACCCCAGTATTGCCCCTCTTCGTGGCGCCCTCGCAACATGGGGTCTTACCATCGATGACCTTCAGGTTGCCTCGTTCCACGGTACATCAACCAAGGCAAACGACAAGAATGAGTCCTCGGTCATTTGCCAACAGCTCGCTCACCTCGGCCGCACCAAAGGCAATGCCGTGCTTGGTATTTTCCAGAAGTATCTTACAGGCCATCCCAAGGGTGCTGCTGGCGCCTGGATGATGAACGGTTGCTTGCAGGTGCTCGATACTGGACTCGTCCCTGGTAACCGAAACGCAGACAATGTCGACGAAGTCATGGAGAAATTCGACTACATTGTCTACCCGAGCCGCAGCCTCCAAACCGACGGCATCAAGGCTTTCTCGGTTACGTCCTTCGGTTTCGGTCAAAAGGGCGCCCAGGCCATCGGAGTGCACCCCAAGTACTTGTTCGCTACGCTTGACAAGAAGACATTCGACGAGTATCGTGCTAAGCTTAGCGCTCGTCAGAAGAAGGCTTACCGCTTCTTCCACGATGGCCTTGTCAATAACACTCTCTTCGTTGCCAAGGACAAGTCTCCTTACACAGACGAGCAGCTCAGCCAGGTCCTCTTGAACCCAGACGCAAGGGTAAAGGAAGACAAGAAGACGGGCCAGCTGATATTCCCGGGCGATTTTATGACGCAGTCGGTTCAGAAGGTCTCTCCCCCGGCCAAGGAGACTCTTGATATGGTTGAATCGCTTGCGAAGAGCCTCGAGAGTCCTACCAACAAGGTTGGTGTTGATTTCGAGGACATTGAGGGTATTAACATCGACAATGATACTTTCGTGGAGCGCAACTTCACCGCAAAGGAAATCGAGTACTGCAGAAGCTCGCCCAACCCACGAGCTGCATTTGCCGGACGTTGGTCGGCCAAGGAGGCTGTTTTCAAGTCCCTTGGTGTTGCAAGCAAAGGAGCCGGTGCTCCCCTGAAGGATATCGAGATTGCACGAGACAGCCATGGTGCCCCCACTGTTGTG CTTCACGGCGACGCAAGCAATGCTGCGAACGAGGCGAAGGTCAAGAAGATCAGTGTGTCCATCTCACACTCGGACACGCAAGCTGTGGCCATCGCTGTATCTACTACTGAGTCTTGA
- a CDS encoding SH3 domain-containing protein, translating to MQQAVSQQHLTQPNPTTPHTNLHLKLYEAPRPNKTPISLGLQVPCTAYAMSAPFMVKALFEYSSPHEDDLPFPAGQIITVTEVEDEDWYTGEFVGDDGVKHEGIFPRNFVEKYEPVAPPRPTRTRPKKESEPTAATSPPPPAPAAAAAPEPVEEPTPSEPELPLKAESQFTSEPVEEAPTASGNAPAASAASPPAPEPAAPVPIAAPSASNPKVEPQATSPPAPKVAPSASKPSGPPPVAEKPTGNAFKDRIAAFNRAAAPPITPFKPSGLGGSSFIKKPFVAPPPSRNAFVPQPQSAPAPRVYRRDEDPEIKEREQENQETAEKVGLAPTTSNEGEDEDQPKPMSLKERMALLQKQQQEQAQRHAEAAAKKEKPKRPAKKRMESNEGAEEDGSLQIAPPQLERKDSEDTAGRRSIDESQGTRAPPAGRRKSSAKALGGEPYDGNEADMSGAGDTTEGQEDVTEREDSDDRSHHVPKSSVAAGKAPAVDEEDEEEDDEEEEDIDPEVRRKEELRARMAKMSGGMGMAGMFGMPMPGLGVPAKKKKASVAVERRDSEGPEGMPSPGLHAPPVPAMVALPGLATRRSEDRAAEEVALAPAAPKDEEEEDHAETPSQSAQSPPSVPFRMSMSGAPPVPGNRPIPPPVPSEARPPMPPIAGVKSPSAGSESDDELSEHPMQEPLATPRGEPTPASRAPPPPPPGPPPVEPSSPRSPGPKQQIFFGGGGGEVSPTSPTASSMSNKRASRPPPPIPTMPPSSPPPAASRPPPPPPPGGLSRRSTADNRPLSPTKASRKELSDEEEITEYEGDYDTDIASSVPHKDALKSHGRDSSIDETTSVSSPTATAPPTLPPPIPSVNAPRAPPPIPNQPPPAPKTDYRRSVDMPRMAPPPPPPQKEAPQYDDDYDPYNYSAPSQGVSAAPGYAPPPPKSPRSPEIPHTSEAPYQPPPPPPGVQQSGRVARQSLDVGRSSHSGRRSVDIGPSMDSHYVANDIDLAPSSSWWTQPNGLPPQLQGRKDIFFESEQSVSAQGSKSMITRDIYILYHDYSQTVVTVLYDGKNPSDVHLSQRHEPPPRTLRQDQLEQSYERFGRQIAEAVKGKKETVVGDGTPYGLVQELLRPHKDALLPVGTRAYGALVYANMANASTTVNDEIRPGDIMSIRNAKFSGKHGALGHKYSMEVGRPDHVAIVAEWDGSKKKVRAWEQGRESKKTKLESFRLDDLRSGEVKIWRVMPRSWVGWEGQN from the exons ATGCAACAAGCTGTCTCTCAACAACATTTAACACAACCCAACCCAACCACCCCGCATACAAACCTGCACCTCAAACTCTACGAAGCACCAAGACCAAACAAAACGCCAATTTCCCTTGGGCTGCAGGTCCCTTGCACCGCCTACGCCATGAGTGCCCCTTTCATGGTCAAGGCTCTCTTCGAGTACTCGTCCCCGCACGAAGATGACCTTCCATTCCCCGCCGGTCAGATAATCACCGTCACCGAGGTGGAAGACGAAGATTGGTATACGGGAGAGTTTGTCGGCGACGACGGTGTCAAGCATGAGGGCATCTTCCCACGCAACTTCGTCGAGAAGTACGAGCCTGTAGCTCCCCCGCGACCAACTCGCACACGACCAAAGAAAGAATCGGAACCCACAGCAGCCACTTCGCCGCCACCTCCTGCACCTGCGGCAGCTGCAGCCCCCGAGCCAGTCGAGGAGCCTACGCCATCGGAGCCTGAGCTGCCTCTAAAAGCCGAATCCCAGTTCACGTCTGAGCCTGTCGAAGAAGCCCCCACCGCTTCTGGCAACGCACCCGCTGCATCCGCTGCATCGCCTCCAGCTCCCGAGCCTGCCGCGCCTGTTCCGATCGCGGCACCGTCCGCCTCAAACCCCAAGGTTGAACCTCAAGCAACCTCTCCGCCGGCCCCCAAGGTCGCGCCGTCGGCCTCGAAACCCAGCGGCCCACCGCCTGTAGCGGAGAAACCCACCGGAAATGCGTTCAAAGACCGAATCGCCGCCTTCAACAGGGCTGCCGCTCCACCCATAACACCCTTCAAGCCTAGTGGTCTTGGAGGATCTAGCTTCATCAAAAAGCCTTTTGTCGCGCCCCCACCGAGCAGAAATGCATTTGTGCCGCAGCCGCAGAGCGCCCCGGCCCCAAGGGTTTATCGGCGCGATGAGGATCCCGAGATCAAGGAGCGCGAGCAGGAGAACCAGGAGACCGCCGAAAAGGTTGGCCTGGCTCCCACAACCTCGAACGAAGGTGAGGATGAAGATCAGCCGAAGCCAATGAGTCTCAAGGAGCGCATGGCCCTCTTGCAGAAACAACAGCAGGAACAAGCCCAGAGGCATGCAGAGGCCGCAgccaagaaggagaagcCGAAAAGGCCAGCCAAGAAGCGCATGGAAAGTAATGAAGGAGCAGAAGAGGATGGCTCGTTGCAAATTGCACCCCCGCAACTGGAACGCAAGGATAGTGAGGATACTGCTGGCAGGCGATCCATTGACGAGTCGCAGGGTACTCGCGCTCCTCCCGCGGGCCGGAGGAAGTCGTCCGCCAAGGCCCTTGGAGGAGAGCCTTATGACGGCAACGAAGCTGACATGTCTGGAGCTGGTGACACAACGGAAGGACAAGAGGATGTCACCGAACGGGAAGACAGTGATGACAGGTCGCATCATGTCCCAAAGTCTTCCGTTGCGGCCGGCAAAGCACCTGCTGTTGACGAGGAAGATGAGGAGGAAGATGACGAAGAGGAGGAAGATATCGACCCAGAGGTCAGGCGTAAAGAGGAGCTCCGTGCGCGAATGGCCAAAATGAGCGGTGGGATGGGCATGGCCGGCATGTTTGGTATGCCCATGCCCGGCCTTGGGGTAcccgccaagaagaagaaggcctcAGTCGCGGTCGAGAGACGGGACAGCGAAGGCCCCGAAGGTATGCCGTCTCCAGGCCTCCATGCGCCGCCTGTGCCTGCGATGGTTGCGCTTCCTGGACTTGCCACCAGACGTTCTGAAGATAGGGCTGCGGAAGAAGTAGCCCTGGCTCCAGCTGCTCCcaaagatgaagaagaggaagaccACGCGGAGACGCCATCTCAATCCGCCCAATCTCCTCCCAGTG TGCCATTTCGAATGTCCATGTCAGGTGCTCCGCCAGTTCCCGGTAACCGGCCAATCCCGCCTCCAGTTCCCTCAGAGG CTCGTCCGCCTATGCCTCCAATTGCAGGTGTGAAGTCGCCTAGTGCTGGATCTGAATCCGATGATGAGTTGTCGGAACATCCCATGCAGGAACCCCTTGCAACCCCCCGAGGAGAGCCTACCCCTGCCTCTAGGGCTCCGCCTCCTCCACCcccagggccacctccggtcGAGCCTAGCTCTCCCCGGTCACCTGGCCCAAAACAACAGATTTTCTTCGGGGGCGGGGGCGGTGAGGTCTCGCCTACGTCACCAACTGCTTCCAGTATGTCAAATAAGCGCGCCAGCAGGCCGCCACCACCTATCCCCACGATGCCACCTTCATCTCCTCCACCTGCGGCTTCCCGTCCTCCGCCTCCCCCGCCTCCAGGGGGGTTAAGCCGCCGCTCAACTGCCGACAACCGACCGTTGTCGCCAACAAAAGCAAGCCGGAAGGAACTCTCGGACGAGGAAGAGATTACCGAGTACGAGGGTGACTATGACACGGACATTGCATCTTCCGTGCCTCACAAGGACGCCCTGAAATCTCATGGACGAGATTCAAGTATTGATGAGACTACGTCGGTGTCCTCTCCCACTGCGACAGCTCCGCCaaccctgccgccgccgattCCTTCGGTTAAtgctcctcgggctcctccgCCCATCCCTAACCAGCCGCCTCCTGCCCCGAAAACCGATTATCGCCGTTCCGTAGACATGCCACGCATGGCACCTCCACCTCCACCGCCGCAGAAGGAGGCTCCCCAATATGACGACGATTACGACCCGTACAACTATTCGGCGCCGAGCCAAGGCGTTTCGGCAGCACCTGGCTACGCGCCACCACCTCCAAAGTCACCGAGATCACCGGAAATCCCACACACTTCAGAAGCGCCCTATCAGCCGCCACCTCCGCCACCTGGTGTTCAGCAGAGCGGTCGTGTCGCTCGGCAGTCCTTAGATGTTGGCCGGTCGTCGCACTCTGGGCGCAGATCGGTAGACATAGGGCCTTCTATGGACTCGCATTACGTCGCTAACGACATTGATTTAGCGCCATCATCAAGCTGGTGGACGCAACCTAATGGGTTGCCTCCACAGCTACAAGGTCGCAAGGACATTTTCTTCGAGTCCGAACAGTCAGTATCGGCGCAAGGAAGCAAAAGCATGATTACTCGCGACATTTATATCCTATATCACGACTATTCTCAGACCGTCGTGACAGTGTTGTACGACGGAAAGAATCCAAGCgatgtgcatctgagccagCGCCACGAGCCTCCACCACGAACCCTGCGCCAGGACCAGTTGGAACAATCGTATGAGCGGTTCGGCCGTCAGATTGCAGAGGCTGTCAAGGGTAAGAAGGAAACTGTGGTCGGCGACGGCACTCCTTATGGTCTCGTGCAAGAACTTCTGCGCCCACACAAGGACGCTCTTCTACCGGTAGGCACACGGGCTTACGGCGCGCTCGTCTATGCGAACATGGCGAATGCCAGCACGACAGTCAACGACGAGATTCGGCCTGGTGACATCATGTCCATCCGCAACGCCAAATTCTCAGGCAAGCACGGCGCTCTAGGACACAAGTACAGCATGGAGGTCGGCCGACCGGATCACGTGGCtatcgtggccgaatgggaTGGTAGCAAGAAGAAAGTGCGGGCTTGGGAACAGGGCAGGGAGAGCAAGAAGACAAAGCTTGAGAGTTTCAGGCTCGACGACCTACGAAGTGGCGAGGTCAAGATCTGGAGGGTCATGCCGCGGAGTTGGGTCGGCTGGGAAGGGCAGAACTAG
- a CDS encoding 40S ribosomal protein S17, whose product MGRVRTKTVKKSAKVIIERYYPRLTLDFETNKRICDEIAIIASKRLRNKIAGYTTHLMKRIQRGPVRGISFKLQEEERERKDQFVPEVSALDFSQSDSGQLDVDVETKDLLKHLGFDSTIPVNVIPVTQTQVSERSGRRFGDRPPRRD is encoded by the exons ATGGGTCGCGTTCGCACCAAGACCGTCAAGAAGTCCGCCAAGGTCATCATTGAGCGATACTACCCCAGGCTCACCCTCGACTTCGAGACCAACAAGCGTATCTGCGATGAGATCGCCATTATCGCCTCGAAGCGCCTGCGCAACAAG ATTGCCGGTTACACCACCCACTTGATGAAGCGTATTCAGCGTGGTCCCGTCCGTGGTATCTCCTTCAAGCTTCAGGAGGAGGAGCGTGAGCGCAAGGATCAGTTTGTTCCCGAGGTTTCCGCTCTCGACTTCAGCCAGTCCGACAGCGGCCAGCTCGATGTTGACGTCGAGACCAAGGACCTGCTCAAGCACCTGGGC TTCGACTCGACCATCCCCGTCAACGTCATCCCCGTGACCCAGACTCAGGTCTCCGAGCGCAGTGGCCGCCGATTCGGCGACAGGCCCCCCCGCCGCGACTAA
- a CDS encoding ribose-5-phosphate isomerase: MSDIAYRRLTTSSLSPIRLYQRLKPQDPHPLLSTRSLHVGPRRTRRQQHLCANEFLPFNHYRSITMASSGSAVSAVEQAQLIEMAKKAAAFTAVKDHLDPRYTHVGIGSGSTVVYVVEAIKELHPEASKDMTFYPTGDQSKGLIKAGGLRAAPIEDRPQGSLLDVYFDGADEADADLNLIKGGGGCLWQEKIVAVASRTFVCIGDFRKLSRNLGTQWKQGIPIEVLPKAADHVLAELERLGAHSPRLRSGSGKAGSVVTDNGMHIIDAPFTPLLLAGDEGGTGENGIWSVDRLAAKLKSLVGVCEIGLFYGRSGLDAKDEGGAQKPVAAYFGMADGSVQILNQGSPPVTLTTSSTGGSDGSK; this comes from the coding sequence ATGTCCGATATAGCCTATCGACGGTTGACAACATCATCTCTCAGTCCAATTCGTCTGTACCAAAGACTCAAGCCGCAGGATCCGCATCCATTACTATCGACACGCTCGCTGCATGTGGGCCCTCGCCGGACACGCCGTCAACAACATCTGTGCGCCAACGAATTTCTACCATTCAACCACTATCGCTCAATAACCATGGCAAGCTCAGGGTCGGCCGTGTCGGCGGTCGAGCAGGCGCAGTTGATAGAgatggccaagaaggccgccgCCTTCACTGCCGTCAAGGACCACTTGGATCCTCGCTACACACACGTCGGCATCGGGTCTGGCTCCACCGTCGTCTACGTCGTcgaggccatcaaggagCTGCACCCAGAGGCCTCGAAGGACATGACCTTCTACCCGACTGGCGACCAGTCCAAAGGCCTCATCAAGGCCGGCGGGCTCCGGGCGGCCCCGATAGAGGACCGACCCCAGGGCAGCCTGCTGGACGTCTACTTtgacggcgccgacgaggccgacgcCGACCTCAACCTGAtcaagggcggcggcggctgcctGTGGCAGGAGAAGATCGTCGCCGTGGCCTCGCGCACATTTGTCTGCATCGGCGACTTCCGCAAGCTCTCGAGGAACCTAGGCACCCAATGGAAGCAAGGGATCCCAATCGAGGTTCTCCCCAAGGCGGCAGACCATGTGCTGGCCGAGCTGGAGAGGCTCGGCGCGCACTCGCCGCGACTGAGATCCGGCTCAGGAAAGGCCGGGTCCGTGGTGACGGACAATGGGATGCACATCATCGATGCCCCCTTCACCCCGCTGCTTCTGGCCGGAGATGAGGGTGGGACTGGCGAGAATGGAATCTGGAGCGTCGACAGGCTCGCGGCTAAACTCAAGTCTCTGGTCGGCGTCTGCGAGATTGGCCTCTTCTACGGCCGTAGCGGCCTGGATGCAAAGGATGAGGGCGGTGCACAGAAGCCCGTCGCGGCCTATTTCGGCATGGCTGACGGCAGCGTGCAGATTCTCAACCAGGGCTCCCCGCCCGTCACCCTTACAACATCGAGCACGGGTGGCTCTGATGGTTCCAAATGA